A stretch of the Spirochaetota bacterium genome encodes the following:
- a CDS encoding beta-galactosidase, with the protein MKKRAHKRPEQPCYVGVDFYPEHWDRALWTPYAKKMNAANFNIVRLAEFAWVLMEPTEGVFDFSWLDDAIRTLGRQGVSVILGTPTAAMPAWVAQKYPDTLAMKTDGTRTVWGARKNNCFSSASFRLLSERITRAMAVHYAKDLHVIGWQTDNEFRGPTCYCPICRREFQEWLSAEYKTLDALNRAWGTAFWGHVYGRWDEIQIPDDMNSQNPGICLDFKRFTSFLNVRFQREQIAVLRSECPSKFITHNLMGYNHGDVNYYDLAADLDFVSWDNYPVWGAPAVRYDASSAADIMRGLKKKNFWIMEQTAGPCGATTFGRNVRPGELRSITYQQVAHGADATIWFRWRTATVGREQYWHGLLGHDGRTLRRYDEAAQTAKELHALWPHIKDTTVLAKAAIIYDYDSIMALKIQPGYEYQGHENFFTSSYKDAFKRYHRALFRAGVAVDVIKPDDPMGKYDLVLAPHQHVLADEVAEKFNTYVKNGGVLFTDCRTGVKDEFNRCHARTLPGLLSKALGISIEEYEGVPGGVEYRMNGMGASYAGVRYADWITAHSARTLAGYDTPHMKEFAAFTCNDHGKGKGYYLGTIVESEKFYDAVIAELLTAAGITPLCTPPPGVEVSIRGGGGRRVLFVMNHTEEAKTLAVPRGKTELITDTKTGAEWTLPAFGVAVIRI; encoded by the coding sequence GGCTTGCGGAATTCGCCTGGGTGCTTATGGAGCCGACAGAAGGTGTTTTCGATTTCTCGTGGCTTGACGATGCGATACGTACGCTCGGCAGGCAGGGGGTGTCGGTCATTCTCGGGACGCCGACGGCGGCTATGCCGGCCTGGGTCGCGCAAAAATATCCCGACACGCTCGCAATGAAAACAGACGGTACGCGGACGGTATGGGGGGCACGCAAGAACAATTGTTTCTCATCTGCTTCATTTCGCCTGTTGTCCGAGCGCATTACAAGAGCCATGGCTGTGCACTATGCGAAGGACCTGCATGTCATCGGATGGCAGACTGACAATGAATTCCGGGGACCCACCTGTTACTGCCCGATATGCCGGCGTGAATTTCAGGAATGGCTCTCGGCGGAATACAAGACCCTCGACGCGCTCAACCGCGCATGGGGAACGGCTTTCTGGGGACATGTATACGGGCGCTGGGACGAGATACAGATACCCGACGATATGAATTCGCAGAACCCGGGAATATGTCTCGACTTCAAGCGATTCACCTCATTCCTCAATGTGCGTTTCCAGCGCGAACAGATCGCCGTGCTCAGGAGCGAATGTCCTTCGAAGTTCATCACGCATAATCTCATGGGATATAATCACGGGGATGTGAACTATTACGACCTCGCCGCCGATCTTGACTTTGTGAGCTGGGATAATTACCCTGTCTGGGGCGCCCCCGCGGTGCGCTACGACGCATCGAGCGCCGCCGATATCATGCGCGGTCTGAAAAAAAAGAATTTCTGGATAATGGAGCAGACGGCCGGACCCTGCGGAGCGACGACGTTCGGGCGTAATGTGCGCCCGGGCGAACTTCGGTCGATAACGTATCAGCAGGTCGCACACGGGGCGGATGCGACGATATGGTTTCGCTGGCGCACGGCTACCGTCGGGCGTGAGCAGTATTGGCATGGGCTGCTCGGGCATGACGGGCGAACGCTCAGAAGATATGATGAAGCGGCGCAGACCGCGAAAGAGCTTCATGCGCTATGGCCGCACATCAAAGATACCACGGTGCTCGCGAAAGCCGCCATTATCTATGATTATGACAGCATCATGGCGTTGAAGATACAGCCGGGATATGAATATCAGGGGCATGAGAATTTTTTCACTTCATCATATAAGGATGCGTTCAAACGATACCATCGCGCGCTTTTCCGCGCAGGCGTCGCCGTCGATGTCATAAAGCCTGATGATCCTATGGGAAAATACGATCTTGTTCTTGCCCCGCATCAACATGTGCTTGCCGATGAAGTCGCAGAAAAGTTCAATACCTATGTGAAGAACGGCGGTGTGCTGTTTACCGATTGCCGTACCGGTGTCAAGGACGAGTTCAATCGCTGTCATGCACGGACACTGCCGGGGTTATTGTCAAAAGCGCTCGGCATTTCCATCGAGGAATATGAAGGCGTGCCCGGCGGCGTGGAATATCGCATGAACGGTATGGGCGCATCATACGCCGGTGTCCGGTATGCGGATTGGATCACCGCGCACTCGGCGAGAACGCTCGCGGGATACGACACTCCGCATATGAAGGAATTCGCAGCATTCACCTGCAACGATCATGGCAAAGGGAAAGGATACTATCTCGGCACGATCGTGGAGAGCGAAAAGTTCTATGATGCGGTCATTGCGGAGCTGCTTACGGCGGCGGGTATAACACCGCTCTGCACACCGCCCCCCGGTGTCGAGGTATCGATACGCGGCGGGGGAGGAAGGCGGGTGTTGTTCGTGATGAACCATACCGAAGAGGCGAAGACACTCGCCGTACCGCGCGGGAAAACGGAGCTGATAACCGATACGAAGACGGGAGCGGAATGGACACTGCCGGCATTCGGTGTCGCCGTGATTCGTATATGA